The following are encoded together in the Argopecten irradians isolate NY chromosome 5, Ai_NY, whole genome shotgun sequence genome:
- the LOC138323177 gene encoding U7 snRNA-associated Sm-like protein LSm11, with protein sequence MAAPSEEENPVKRKTSKLPPEIDLTSPRFDAAKALFSMHVILPFSSAQPLDNIAKFESWSRPTKKSEESSVSRLQIKPAKKQPQRPIPARPYHRKNEQQTDVDLSKPSGRPRDRLSRNVLTRMNAYKKGPLSFLRECVENHHVVKIWTRSACELRGFCTGYLVAFDKYFNLAVMDVDETYRKPVSRDNRIPQHSQTKLPLFDSDGEKENSAKDSTEAPQESSIIASVESSVNAMENLKITNTGKSKETSDIKNVCTHSITSCVSGNTVSGPESQMPENTNQTVEHNDGEGKDDTTDQKNKDIKSTVRTKNTTVCSEETLKNKKDKTLPSFDGASVAKVWQEAVAKDKSKPPLKLKHRHANQLFIRGDNVVSISLVYK encoded by the exons ATGGCGGCGCCCAGTGAAGAAGAAAACCCGGTAAAACGTAAAACTTCTAAATTACCTCCTGAAATCGATTTAACCTCTCCACGATTTGATGCAGCCAAGGCGCTCTTTTCTATGCATGTAATTTTACCATTTTCATCTGCGCAACCCCTTGACAATATTGCAAAGTTTGAAAGTTGGTCTAGACCGACGAAGAAAAGTGAAGAAAGTTCGGTAAGCCGTCTGCAAATAAAACCAGCGAAGAAGCAACCACAAAGACCAATACCAGCCAGGCCATATCACCGGAAAAACGAACAACAGACTGATGTAGATTTATCTAAACCTAGTGGAAGGCCACGGGACAGACTCAGTAGAAATGTCCTTACACGGATGAATG caTACAAAAAGGGACCCTTGAGTTTCCTGAGGGAGTGTGTGGAAAACCATCATGTTGTGAAGATTTGGACAAGAAGTGCATGTGAACTAAGAGGATTCTGCACTGGTTATTTGGTAGCCtttgacaaatattttaatcTG GCTGTGATGGATGTAGATGAAACATACAGAAAACCAGTCAGCCGTGACAACCGCATACCACAACATTCTCAG ACAAAACTTCCACTCTTTGATTCTGATGGAGAGAAAGAAAATTCAGCAAAAGATAGTACAGAGGCTCCTCAAGAATCCTCCATCATCGCCTCAGTAGAAAGCAGTGTAAATGCTATGGAAAATCTTAAAATTACAAATACTGGAAAGTCAAAAGAGACTAGTGATATAAAGAATGTGTGTACACACTCTATAACCAGTTGTGTATCAGGTAACACTGTGAGTGGACCCGAGTCTCAAATGCCTGAGAACACCAATCAGACTGTAGAACATAACGATGGAGAAGGTAAAGATGATACCACTGATcagaaaaataaagatattaagTCAACAGTAAGGACAAAAAATACAACTGTTTGTTCTGAGGAGACTCTTAAAAACAAAAAGGATAAGACATTACCATCTTTTGATGGTGCAAGTGTGGCCAAGGTATGGCAGGAGGCTGTAGCTAAAGACAAGTCAAAACCTCCACTCAaactcaaacacagacatgcAAATCAACTTTTCATAAGGGGAGACAATGTGGTGTCCATTAGTCTGGTGTACAAATAG
- the LOC138323176 gene encoding forkhead box protein J1-B-like, with protein MPVNKRDTLAVKFRQNWMNKYPLDTCSNGGLNLDDSLTSLNWLQNLNIMKITTPTPPPSPGPAPILMAETNNNNFKNLKVNPNAVLNVSCAPPQCKLETKFHLTDSAPTTPTSLGGDTIDYKTNPYVKPPYSYATLICMAMKETKKSKITLSAIYNWITDNFMYYRLADPSWQNSIRHNLSLNKCFQKVPRRKDEPGKGGFWRINPDYNDMIENGIFKKRRNSRDAACPPPLKKVKREDDDSMSSCNSLINFAKVSKKGQNGLSVLFPGQEDDSLKGDFNWTSILNQDIEIGGVRVKTEDLLDNTSEQDLSPSAAMSPPSSEANSDDFSIEDLFGQADLSSDVPLDFTTENPLDLTVTGQPIKAPQWWDESFNLSDQQGVLKAAAEASSGLHTPIHTTPSPVTIKDDLDDDIAHPWAESGGFADIGEAFDVDNLFDIGNIPSPRVNYQE; from the exons ATGCCGGTCAACAAACGAGACACTCTGGCTGTCAAGTTCCGGCAGAACTGGATGAATAAGTATCCACTGGATACCTGCAGCAATGGCGGTCTCAACTTGGACGACAGCCTCACCAGCCTGAACTGGCTACAGAACCTCAACATCATGAAGATTACAACACCAACCCCACCTCCAAGTCCTGGTCCAGCCCCAATCCTCATGGCAGagaccaacaacaacaacttcAAAAATCTCAAAGTCAACCCCAACGCAGTGCTCAATGTATCGTGTGCACCTCCACAGTGTAAACTGGAGACCAAATTCCACCTCACAGACTCAGCCCCCACCACACCCACCTCCCTGGGTGGGGACACAATCGACTACAAGACCAACCCATATGTAAAGCCACCATATTCTTATGCTACACTCATCTGTATGGCAATGAAGGAAACCAAGAAAAGCAAAATTACATTGTCAGCAATTTACAACTGGATTACAGACAACTTCATGTACTATAGATTAGCTGATCCAAGTTGGCAG AACTCTATCCGTCACAATTTGTCCTTGAACAAATGTTTCCAAAAAGTGCCACGCAGAAAAGATGAGCCAGGGAAGGGAGGTTTCTGGAGGATAAACCCAGACTACAATGACATGATTGAGAATGGTATTTTCAAAAAACGAAGGAACAGTCGTGATGCCGCTTGCCCTCCTCCTCTCAAAAAAGTGAAACGTGAGGATGACGATAGCATGTCAAGCTGTAACAGTCTTATCAATTTCGCAAAAGTttccaaaaaaggtcaaaacgGACTAAGTGTCCTGTTCCCTGGTCAGGAGGATGATTCGCTAAAAGGAGATTTCAACTGGACCTCTATATTGAACCAAGACATAGAAATTGGTGGTGTACGTGTGAAAACAGAGGATTTATTAGACAATACAAGTGAACAGGATCTCAGTCCATCAGCAGCTATGAGTCCACCGTCATCAGAAGCTAACTCAGATGATTTCAGTATAGAGGACTTGTTTGGTCAGGCTGACCTTAGTTCGGACGTTCCGCTTGACTTCACTACAGAGAATCCTCTAGATCTGACAGTGACAGGACAGCCAATCAAGGCTCCCCAATGGTGGGATGAGAGTTTTAACCTCAGTGATCAGCAGGGTGTATTAAAGGCAGCTGCTGAAGCCAGTAGTGGTCTACATACCCCAATACACACCACACCCTCCCCCGTGACAATCAAGGACGATCTCGATGATGACATAGCGCACCCTTGGGCAGAGTCCGGGGGCTTCGCTGACATTGGGGAAGCTTTTGATGTAGacaatttgtttgatattggaAATATACCTAGTCCCCGTGTAAACTATCAAGAATAA